The Triticum dicoccoides isolate Atlit2015 ecotype Zavitan chromosome 6A, WEW_v2.0, whole genome shotgun sequence genome has a window encoding:
- the LOC119317506 gene encoding probable xyloglucan endotransglucosylase/hydrolase protein 30, with translation MAMKAGFLAAAAACVCLAAAAAAFDVPTVAFEEGFSPLFGDGNLVRARDDRAARLLLDRRSGSGFISSDYYLHGFFSASIKLPRDYTAGVVVAFYLSNGDVYEKTHDELDFEFLGSRWGGQWRVQTNVYGNGSTSRGREERYLLPFDPTLEAHRYSILWAPTHIIFYVDDTPIREVVRHPGMGGDFPAKPMAVYATIWDGSAWATEGGKYKVNYKYAPFASDFSDLSLLGCRAAAAADPAALRLGRSSDAAAAGCDLLGLLTADYAVMTPQKRAAMRAFRARRMTYTVCYDAARYAAGPFPECDNSEEERGAFWAWGESKTVVMKARGRGRRGRGSRAGAGARGRAGAASS, from the exons ATGGCGATGAAGGCTGggttcttggcggcggcggcggcgtgcgtctgcctggcggcggcggccgccgccttCGACGTGCCGACCGTGGCCTTCGAGGAAGGCTTCTCGCCGCTGTTCGGGGACGGCAACCTCGTCCGCGCGCGGGATGACAGGGCCGCCCGCCTCCTGCTCGATCGCCGCTCCG GTTCGGGATTCATCTCCTCGGATTACTACCTGCACGGCTTCTTCAGCGCGTCCATCAAGCTGCCCAGGGACTACACGGCCGGCGTCGTCGTCGCCTTCTAC CTGTCGAACGGGGACGTGTACGAGAAGACGCACGACGAGCTGGACTTCGAGTTCCTGGGCAGCCGGTGGGGCGGGCAGTGGCGGGTGCAGACCAACGTGTACGGCAACGGCAGCACCAGCCGCGGCCGGGAGGAGCGCTACCTCCTCCCCTTCGACCCCACCCTCGAGGCCCACCGCTACTCCATCCTCTGGGCCCCCACCCACATCAT ATTCTACGTGGACGACACGCCGATCCGGGAGGTGGTCCGGCACCCCGGCATGGGCGGGGACTTCCCGGCGAAGCCCATGGCGGTGTACGCCACCATCTGGGACGGCTCCGCCTGGGCCACGGAGGGCGGCAAGTACAAGGTCAACTACAAGTACGCGCCCTTCGCCTCCGACTTCTCCGACCTCTCCCTCCTcggctgccgcgccgccgccgccgccgacccggcgGCGCTGCGCCTCGGGAGAAGcagcgacgccgccgccgccggctgcgACCTCCTGGGGCTCTTGACGGCCGACTACGCGGTCATGACCCCGCAGAAGCGCGCCGCCATGCGCGCGTTCCGGGCGCGCCGGATGACCTACACGGTGTGCTACGACGCGGCGCGGTACGCGGCCGGCCCGTTCCCGGAGTGCGACAACTCGGAGGAGGAGAGGGGCGCGTTCTGGGCGTGGGGCGAGTCCAAGACCGTGGTCATGAAGGCGCGCGGCCGCGGGCGCCGCGGCCGGGGGAGCAGGGCCGGCGCCGGAGCGAGGGGGCGCGCCGGCGCGGCGAGCAGCTGA